CATCAGCAATATTTTCTTCAAATTTCTTCCACCCATACCTTTTTTGCCATTCCTCGGCCTATTGCCATTTTGAAGCCATCTATCTCCAGGACCACCGGGCCATGTAGTGGTGCTGAGCATGTTTTCCTAATTTTTTTCCCTTCACGAAGGTTCATCACTTCTAAACGATTTTTTAAACCAGGACCTCCTTCAATTTTTTTGATTGTTGCGGTTTTCCCATTTTCTAGTTCTACTAATGTGATCATGATACACCTTCAAATGTTAGATAAACCTAACTTTTCTTTTTCACATATTTATAATTTTAAGGTAGAATTGAATCGAAAATAATTAGTTGTTAATTTGTTTAATCAACGCATAAACGAGTATCTAAATTTATTTTCCAGATTATAAACCAATTATTTTGATTTTAAGGTTAATAGTATGTTATTACTTTATTTATGGTTTGATAGTTTTTATACTTTATTTTCTGTTGATAGTTTTTATGGGCTTGGGTAAAGTTTATATACTGTTTTGAATATATATTCATAACATGCCTAGGCCTCGAAGATTGAGTCGAATATTGGAAAAACCCAGAGTATGCAGGTTTTCTCCAGATATAGTTGGTCCAAATGAATTTGAACCATTAAATATCACAATGGAGGAGTTTGAATCATTAAGACTCAGTGATTATCAGAGTATCCGGCAAAAAAAGTCAGCAGAGATCATGGATATTTCTCAATCTACATTTCACAGAACTCTTAATTCAGCTCGTAAAAAAATCTCAAGGGCCTTAGTTGAAGGTAGAATAATCCAAATAAAAGGAGGAGATTATATTATGGATAAAAAA
This is a stretch of genomic DNA from Methanobacterium petrolearium. It encodes these proteins:
- a CDS encoding FeoA family protein — its product is MITLVELENGKTATIKKIEGGPGLKNRLEVMNLREGKKIRKTCSAPLHGPVVLEIDGFKMAIGRGMAKKVWVEEI